The sequence AATGGgttgctaaaaaaaaagaagaaaaactacaatatgtttaaaattagattaaagtgtaaacaattttttaaatttagttcatattttataaaaattagggtaaaaacaaaagataaaaaaaataaatttgggtTACATGGTGCAAATGCACCCCCATGCACTGAGTCAGCGCCGGGGCTGCTCAAACCACCAATTCCCTAAATGACCACAATTGGAACATAAGTGACAACGGTGATGTTCGTTTGGCAGTCGCAGCAGGCTTTTTAGAATCCATcaacttttaaaatatgaacaaattcTGCAAAAAATCCGTCCACTAGTagacaaatttaaaataaaataaaatacacaaaatattagaacttttatgaattatgtcaaatattgaaattgaaatttggtattataaaatacaaattcaaatataaaaaccAGAAATGGTATGAAATATGTAAAACTggagacttatatatatatatatatatatgtgtatatatcttatataataaaataagattcTCTTTTGACAAACTCTAAAAAATTGTCATTTGGCATTCTCTTCTTGtgacatatgttttttttttaatatttatattatattttttcagttaactttatatgacatacattatattatttatatttagaaaaaaatataatttgatattatatattataagatgcccaatttattttttaatgtgtgtaacatattgtccaaaataattatttttacttttatttctgaactttaatagaaataattaacatgatatgattattacattatttttcaatttgactctaactaaaataaaataaagtatatttaaatatatatgtacatatgtatattataaatatttagagaGAAATAACTAAAGTATATGTCTTTTAAAGAAGGAAatgaatatatctatataattataatttgttttgcttgaaaTTCCTATCATATATTATTAGTCATAgtaactatttatatttgaaaaaatgtatttatttatgaaccttctcacatattttattaaacttcatattttatcacatattttgtaactctcatattaatttgattaggtTGAAAttcctatcatatatttatagttatattaaccaaaaataattaatactcaaaacaactaataaatgtattttggtgaaacttcttacatattttagtaaattCAATATTCTATCACatcttttgtaactctcatattaataatcatatccATCTTTAAGGTACaaacataatattatttgtATTGTAATAAATGACTAATAACAAttagaaacataataaatattaaaatatagtaatatgtatttattgcattttgtaactctcatacaGCTTATGTAACTTcttatagatataaattaatataaggATTAGTGCATTAACTACCCAATGAAATAATCAATTTATGATAGGCTTGTAACTCCaaatttatgtgtgtgtgtgtgtgttttgtttttacaaattacaaaaactcTTCAATAGGAAAACAAGAGAATCATAACAAGGTCATTCGAGACATGCAAACCATGAAATCATCACATATAGCTCTAATATGCATAGtcatcttctccctcttcaCTCTACATGAATGTATGTATATGTTTTACTCACTGTATATATCaataatgtcttttttttttttttgcatatcatcaaagtttgtttgtgtgttttgaatcAATGTGTAGGTGGGAAAATGGAGGatggagaaacaaaaagatcaatGCTCAGTATTCACATTCCTCCGTGTATCAAAACTTTTTGTACGATACCATATATAAGGGATTGTTGGTGTTGTTTGAGACTACTGGACCCTAAGAAAAAGAGGCTTTGTTGGAAAGACAAGGATTATCCAAACGCCAAAGAGCTATGCTACGCCGGATGTTCAAACTAGAtttaaaaccattaaaaaaaaaaagattaaaaccaTTAATTGCTAAGAGAATAGTACGTAATGTACGTTGCTTACTCATTTTCAGGCTTTTCTAAAGCATTTTAATAATCTATACATTTCAACTTAATCAGCTTGTCTCTCTTATTGTGATGATGTTTGATCATCCACATGTGTGTCAAATCTTATTTTCATTTAGCTGTTTATATTTAAAGCTTTTAATCCacatttaattttacatatctaattgataaacatattaaactatgaaaaaaataaacaatcatctttcatatatttttgaatcATTAAAGTACATGAAAATGCATTTTATCCAAAAGATATCATGTGACTAATATTATTAGTCTTCTTCAGATTTTGCACCCTTACATGAATAAACAACCGATTTTGTTTTATGAGTTCcattatttatacatatttggataaTTTGattaacgatttttttttttttttttgagagctTCAATCAATAATGTCTCTCCCTTCGTGTCCGCTAAAGATACAATTACCTTGGTGGACATGGCCTTATGCCCTTATCAAAAATTTTATCAGCGAATCAAAAATTTCATCAGCAAGAGGTTATTTTTGAGAGCTTCTCAAACGATTCaatccgtttttttaataataaataataaatataataataatattaataaatgacTAGTAAACTAGATTAGTGGTCTTATATTCACTAGCCATCTCGCCACAATACAAAACAGCGGATAATGAAAccaataccattaaaccaataaccagtAATCAATATCAATTCATAGTAATTAAATCAATACTCCAAAAAACATgaatcaaataaccagcaatcctaaccaACATTctaagactcaactctagcaaccaaacagaagccagacaaccaccAAATGaatcactagaacatcctcctactcactgccttgattccacgatcacactttgcccttacctgcaccacaaacacaaattgagatgcatgagtattttataaacactcattaaggcaatcctcccatctactgggctatacacacaagcaataaagacatctctaaccatcaaccatcaatcaataactaaacaataacaaaccaggactctgtaTCGACCGACATTacccttgcatcgaccgacaccaactgagattgcatcgaccgacacatgcttgcatcaaccgatgcaaggtacacttgcatcaaccgatgcaaggtacacttgcatcgaccgacactcacactgcatcgaccgacgcatgctcgacattgcacaaaaatcctagttgcatcgaccaacgcctccacatggcatcgaccaatGATCCTAGGTCAAATGCGCCGTCCTCgcaattgcatcgaccgacgcacaaagtgcatcgaccgatgcccatgccgagcatcgtttttccccgaaacttctcgccggatcttcgttcctctAACAACAAAACTCGATCctaagccacaagaaagcttcccaaagtcccaaataacattctaacaagccaaacaacacataaacaagcagatcagagaaatctccagcttagataagcgatgttcatgcacttaccttagccacagacgattctgaaccttaaacaagaaaagaacacttccaggaagctcctacgaTGATCCCgactacagatctctacaggaacaacttCCGATCTCCcaagaacctcaagaacactcaagaactctTTCCTCTCTTCCTTTCCTCCCAAAAACAGCCAAACCTTGGCCACAACACGACAAGTCCCTTTTATACACATTTTTCAGGGATTTCCTAACCCGAAACGCAACATTTAACTTACACTCGTTCGCACAGAACCGACCTTGCATCAACCAATGCATCAccaacatcgatcgatgcagattccaaaccgggattccggttcgcaaatgttacaattctcccctaccaacatagatttgtcctcgaatctcgaacagcCATCAACCAAGGACtctcgtgcaaccgtctccacggcccgcactcctttGACCAATCTATGAAGGTCACCTttaggtgatagactcacgttctaggcattatttgctctcgacttttggacattcctttactcataggtctcgaccttgagtttttattggctcctcgtCAGGCCtagacccgcatgccataaCATTTAAGGAAGTCCAACCcatctctcgggttgccaccctacagtgcGCCCCTGGATTGTCAtctgaagtcgatataccaaccatacttccgagccacaaagtctcagaatatgacACTACCAGGAGAACTAAAGTCTCCTAAgagccgcgagcaaacaattcttaACACGTCTAAGCCCTATGCCTAtcaaggtttccttcccgtggttcgcgtaaaacaacacaatgtcctaccaaccacatatctcctcactggaatacctcatgaccacacaaggatcataaaaatgccacaagggccgccaccaAGGCTAACAAATGTCCTActcaggaccgccaccaaggccaaatgTCTAAACAGACCAccacaaggccaaacaaatgtcctaaaaaggaccgtcacgaagaccatgtcgtcccgaaggaccgtcacaaagacctctcgtcccgaaggaccatcacaaagaccaatcATCCTGAAAGACCGTCATGAAGACCaatcgtcccgaaggaccgtcactaAGACTACTCATCCCGAATGATCGCCTAAACAGGCCaaacatcccgaaggaccgtcacaaagaccacacaattggctaacaGCCCGCCATGAAGGTCACACATGTCTTGCAAGGCCGCCGCACACGACAAACAAAAGACTCCCcagtccgccacgaaggccacacaagcccctccaaggctcacaaccactaaaaatggacaaattctaactcccataaaaattttcaattttaaaactttccacatctggaaactttccacttttagaaacttctaatCCAGGAAACTTTCCCTCTTTAACCACCACCTCACGAAAATTTCGTActccgaacaccacctcatcttgttacttagtcgcacaactaaccacccctaagcgaccaagtaaacaagagagattggctggaatactccattcccgctccagccacggactacaactgggaccaAGCTAGGTAAGTTTaagtcgcgacctgcttctcaaaccacttcttaaatcTTGCCTTTATCCTCGCCTCTgactcccaagtctgctcctccacaccatcactgtcccaaaggactctcatcaaaggaatcttcttcttacaaagttccttgatcctcctctcgagaaccctcactggtctcgcctccaaagtcatgttaggctgaataTCCTcagaatcttagccaacaactgatcatcctcatgtagacacttccgcaacatagacacattgaaaaccttgtggaacacacgcataacctcaggcaactccagcctatatgctaccggtcccacctgCTCAAttactctgaacggacccatataccttggattcaacttagtctcagacaatgacctgttcggaccctgcaacataaCCATCTTTAGGTACACTTtatctcccacctgaaactcaagatctctcctcctctcataactcctctgccgatcctgagcttccttcatgttcagcttgagaacctgaatcttctctgaggtatCCTGAACAAAACTGGCACCATACATGCTCCtttcccccacctgagtccagcataatggtgtacgacatgacCTCTCAGACTTGCCTAATAATTATCTTTGTAagaaaactctaccaagctcaggtgatctgcccaatggccaccacaatccaacacacacatcctcagcaaatcctccagcgtctggattgttttctttgaattctcatcggtctggggatgataatctgtactcatatgcaccttagtgcccatctcttcCTGAAACGCTCTCTAGAACTCCAAAGTGAACTTGGGATCCCTAttagacacaatactcgctggcactcCATGCAACTTGAcaatctccttcacatatttcttagccaagaccattctccatcagtcttcttaatggccagaaaatgtgccgacttagtcaaccggacCACAATGACCCAAACAACATCAAAGGTCCGAGTCACTAGCAACCCACCACGAattccatagtaatcatatcccacttctactctggaatgggaagactcttcagtaacccgcttAGAACCtaatgctcagccttcactagctgacacacatcacacctcgcgaccagactagccacatccttcttcatcctgaaccaatgatagtacctcttgagatcattcgctcctagatgaatagagaacatgctcgcatcaACCtccctcaggatctcctgcctcaattCCTCATCCTTGGGAACGCAAATCCGCCcgtgcaccaaaatagtacaattagctgagacctgatactctgagtcaacatGCTTAGAAGAATTCACTATCCCCAAATCCTtttcctgagccaaccgcaccctgctcagaagatcttcTCTATCAGCTGCTACTAAACCCATGGCTCCTGCAaaacagcacacaaactcaaagtaCTGacctctcctaccagagactccatatcctgctcctgagccgaagccgcccgcttccgactcagagcatcagcaaccaagttagccttactaGGGTgctaggctatctccaaatcataatccaccgcctctgcctcgaATTCAGCTAAGGTTgtgtgaatatatacttcaggctcttacgATCTTTAAACACctgtacttttgcaccataaagataaaatCTCTAAATCATGAGTAGAATAGAtgtcctcatgctttcgcaaTTGCCGCGAAgtgtaggcaatcaccttcccatgttgcatcaacacacacccaaaaccaactctggatgcatctatATAAACTAAATAGGGTTTCCCTGCAATGGCAATGCCAATACTGGCGTAGAAGTcagcatctccttcaggcttgcaaagccctcctcgcactcctgtgaccaaacaaaaggaacatccttccctgtcaacttagtcattggCCGTGCTCTGCTCACAAAttcctgcacaaacctcctgtagtaacctgttAACCCAAGAAGACTCCTGATCTCAgtggcattatgcggtctaggccaatctctgatggCATGAACCTTCTCCGAATCTACTGAAACTCCCTCtgctgaaacaatatgacccataAATCCCATCTCCCGCTCctagaaactacacttgctcaacttagcaaacaacttatgctcaactgccctcaaatgcactgcatgctcctcaggactcttggaataaaccaggatatcgtcgatgaaaatgatgacaaacacgtcttgaaactcctgaaacacgttgtcatcaatctcataaacgctgctggcgcgttagtcaacccaaacggcatcaccacgaaGTCATAAcgcccatacctcatcctgaatgcagtctgcctcacatctgcctcatttatcgggatctgatgataacccgacgccatgtctatcttggagaaccaagtagcacctctaaactaatccaacaactcatcgatcctgggaagagggtacttgttcttcacagtgacccggttcaaacccctgtaatcaatataCTAGCGAATacttccatccttcttcttaacaaataacaccggcactccccacagtgatacactaggaagaatgaatcccttgctcagcAGATTCTTCAattgcttcttcagctctgccatctctgctggagccatcctgtaaggagccttggataacggcgttGTCCCTGGTCCAGTTCAATCATGAAAAGATCAGACCGAGAATATGGTAACCCCTACAACGACTGGTACACATCttcaaactcctcaacaacctgaatacgGCTAACCGTAGATCGatataataaccaaataagcctgCATGGCCAAGATCACGAGaatccccgaagtcggtctaacaccctcaaaaaccaacttccctcctggacgctcaaactccactctaccccgatgacaatcaaGATGAACCATATGCTGATGTAGCCAATCCATCCCAAGAATAACACCATCCAACTCAACTATattgataagcaaatccgctggccacgactctcctgcgatctgaatagcAACACCCTCGCCTGTCCAATgactctcagaaacttgcctccagcaactctgaccaCTCCCGCTTGCTCCCCGGGATCTCCTTTGATATCCACACTCTCTGCGCActctatgagtagctccagaatcaaacatgatactaggatttttgtgtgtcctagcaggttcaattaaccttatgtgttgtagtacttaaggtgtcaatccaaatgggatgatgctaccactcaagatgcaatcaataaatcacaagtcaagccaattcaaagagtggttTTAtctctaacaatcctagaatgatcagaatgcaaaacggaaatgagttaCAGAAATAGAACGAGAATGCAtgaaaagaaccaaaaatgaatgaaaatagaAACGAGTctaaacatgaactaaacaacaaGAGGCGAAACAGTCTTAGGaatacaataaaaatcagaaagaaagaagtcctaaggatgggagtaattgatgtcggtggaatatcctagtctatagtgtgtttaacatgccacaatcaaactatccctaaacaatgaacatcactacttagctaatccaatctctttacaaaagctactcaaactAAACCACTTCCAAACTTAGCTCTCGCTAgataaacatgatcaagcagacatgacaaacaagttcattcacgtcaacgaacatcctagacaactaatttctcaggctaggaatgtaagtctctggcactagtttgtcagacatttcatcgaacaccttttgggtgtggaaatgtctaagccctagttccaattgatcgaagagaaactagtatttctaactctagtccagaaaggaatcatacaaatcaaagcttaaacaccttacatcctaagatcctccacctaatttatcacatcctcaagaactctaacactactcggatctagaaatcatcatcaacgatacaaactcagaaaacattgaatcaagcatcattagatagataaaaatgggaagaacaactttgtagaagaaatcaaatacaaaaactgaataaactcaaagatatcggattacaaagtctgagaacgttttaggtagctaggtaaaaccttaaggaaaagaacaaaacgagataaaagatctCTCcggccaagacttaacaaaatgtatttataataaaaacatgtaaatccctaaaacttaaaacgacaaggtaaatagtcggtttgggaatctcctaaAGCATGTGAGACGGAGCGTCTTCCagacatgtgcgatcgagtcggTGCAGCAGGGCGGATCGAGCGAGGTCAAGTGATGCGCGTGATGAGTGGCTCGAGACGTGGCTCGAACGGTGGCTCGAACGTGGGCTCGACTGGATGGCTCGAGACGTGGGTTAAACGGTGGCTCGAACGGTGGTTGGGGAGgttggagtggtgttggctcgagctgggtcgagtggagtggtgttggctcgacctagagtggtgttggctcgagctgggtgtatacgcatccactaaaaagATGATATCTCTTGAAACACaactccgatt comes from Camelina sativa cultivar DH55 chromosome 19, Cs, whole genome shotgun sequence and encodes:
- the LOC109130997 gene encoding EMBRYO SURROUNDING FACTOR 1-like protein 7 — encoded protein: MQTMKSSHIALICIVIFSLFTLHECGKMEDGETKRSMLSIHIPPCIKTFCTIPYIRDCWCCLRLLDPKKKRLCWKDKDYPNAKELCYAGCSN